The sequence below is a genomic window from Hydractinia symbiolongicarpus strain clone_291-10 chromosome 10, HSymV2.1, whole genome shotgun sequence.
tatTCTATGTATTTAAAATCTTGAGCCTAATATCATAGACTTGCGGATGACTATTGTAAGATattgttcaaatttattttgGAAAGTTTTGATTGAATCAAACCGAAAATATTTtactattttgttggttttcaATGTTATGGcgttaaaaatgctttttaatatttgttgttttacgAGTTATTATTATTCGGATATGTGGGGAAGCGCCTATTTGACTTCACTTCCCCACTGTCTTCTAAATGCAAATAGGACAAAAACGGAAAGactgtttatgaatttttttcagaCCAGGATGAAAAAATATTACCATATAATCTTTAATATGAACGGGCTTTTTGGGCCGGAAAAGGTTGGGCTAAAAAAACACCCTCCCGCCTATTAAATGTGAAAAAGGCGTCTATACTGCCACAAAACGTGACCTAATTGTTTGTAAACCCGTTGGAAGATAATTGGGGTAAAAAAATGAATGACGTTACTCAGTCTGAGATGACGTCAAAGTTTCTGAATCTCAAAAAAAGGCTTAAATGGTAAAACGTAAACCTTGGGATGAGAAAAAACTTTACAAAAGATTTAGATGTGTAAAATTACTCGATAAGGCTTTAGGAAGGCCAAAATATGACTTTAGAACTGTTCATAAGGATACTTGAaatcatgaatttttttttgactggCTGACCAAATATTAACTAATAACtcgaatttttttactgtcctTAAGCGAACATAAAATTATCACCAAATTTCTATCCCTAAAAATCGGTATGCTTCCCTGACTCCAGAATTAAGTGTGCTAAGACCGAGACCGGCTAAGACCGAAATTTTTAGTTCAGCAAGCCAACAAGAATAGCGAGCGAATGCATATCTTTAAGGCCAGTTTCCACTAATAGACAATCGCACAACAGAAAGAACTTATTGGAAACACGCTTTACAACAAACCAACAGAAGAGATGTTGCAAAAGATGTTGAAGAGATAAAATTTTGTCTTTAAAATGAAGACAGACCTTTAGGTTATCACGTTTCGCAACTTTTGGCAAAACAGCATAAACAGGAGAGGAAATTCACTTTTCGTAATAAACCATGTGTTTTATAGCAAATTTATTGCTGacttataaacatttttatacaaaaagttAGGTATCAATAAAaatagtttcagaaacttcgtaaagacaaaaaaatccgacaaaaaaaacaactacgTACACTTTACAGATGAATAAATCCGCGAAGAAGAGAACAAATGGATAAGACTCCtcctttataaattaaaaaaaaaagttgtaccGCTATGCATTGATTGAGCGCTTTCTTCAACACACGTCCAAAATAAATTGTACCAATTAATTAAACGCACATGCGCCTAAGCGATGCATTCCGGTACAGAAAATTGGAAatattaatatcaaaaaaaaattaatataaatttaagAGAAATGCGCAACACAATGAACAGCACATATAAACATCAGATATGTAATTAGAAAAACTAATAGAGCAAAACAACAATAACTGAATCTGCAATAGAATGAAGTACGTTTACACgacaataaaaataagtataatatatataaagctATAATTATATTAGGAATTATCATATAACTATTTGCATTAAAACCCTGCTAAATTTTGTTAGTCCTTGACGACAGTGAAATGAGTGGCCTCAAATCACCTGCGGAGGAGTATGTTTTGTTGAaatacttgtttttttaaacgagTCGCCATTTGACGCAGGAGAGCAGCGCTCCCACACAAAGGCCATTAGGATAGATTCAGAATTCCAATCTATTTGACTTTCAAAGAATCATTggtcataaaaattatttacatcTTATAATCATGAATTTAGaagttaatataaaaatttaaatatgccAACAACGTTATTAAACATGGCTGCGCGACCTTGCATCGAAAAAAACATTGCTAACACGTCACACCACGGTTAAGTGAAAAACGCGTTCGACTTATAAGTTCTTCAATTCCGTGAACAGCCCCGAAACGAAACCTCTGTTTTTATGGAACGGCTTGGTTTATCAAAACTTTAGTTACATTGCATTAAATGTTGAAAGAAATATTTCCATACCGAGTTAtcgtttttgttctttttaaaaagtggATAAATGAAAtactaattaaaaatttaaagtaacaaCTAACAAATAGAGCCTCCCGATTCAGGCGACGTGGTCGCATATGAATCAGGAGAGGGGGTCAAAAATGGAGATGGTCCGTTAATTGCTAACTCACTATATGGAGAGTCCACCTCATTAACTGACGGCGGCGTCGGAAATGGATGATCCAACACGTCGTTCAGATTTAATGGGTGAGAGAGTTCAGTAGTAAACATTTGAGATGGGTCCTCTCCAGGAAAGTTCACTTCATAGTTTATAGTTGTTGGAACAAACGAGTTTCCCATGCAGTTTGAGATGGAATTTGGCATAGGCTGCCAATTATTTGACGGCATATTTTGCATACAGTCCTCAATGGAGTAAATATCTTCAAACACGTTTTTTAACTCAGGCAACGATGGCTGTTCTACCGAAGTTCGGTGAGGTGGTGTTGGATAGGACTGGGTGCTCATCGGATAAGTAAAACCTGGATGGCCTCCGTCCGGCCCACTTGTACCTCTTCTTTCCTTTCTCGAACTAGGTTTCTTTTTGCGCTTGTTACTTTGCTTTTGGTCGAAATTACACAAAGGTGCCTTGGTGACAATTTTCGGTCGTATATCTGAATAATTGGGAGACAATGACGGTGGTGGCGAGTTGGTTGGAGATGGCGTTGAAGCATAGCTGTGTGAATTATAGTTTGAGAGGAGCTTTGTGATGTCTAAATGACCATTCTGGTCGGCGATGGCCAAAGGTGTTACATCCGCCGCGTCCGCACAACTTCTATTGGCGAAGTTGGAGAGCAGAACAACGGCAGTCTTGTAACAGCCTTCTCTTGCAGCAAGGAACAAGGGTGTGGCAccctaaatacaaaaaaaataaattaaaacaggATATATTTTATACAATATATCTTCACGTAAGAAGCTTTTTTAAGTTCATTGCCGCAAAAAAGGGTTAAAATTGCGAAATATGTTTCAGCAATACTAAATTAGTTTTTATGTATGACAACAAACGTTCCCTCTCCCATTCTGTTTTGAAAATTAGATTTGAAATTGTCATTTCTTTAGGTGTTCTAGTGTATTTTATCCAGAAAACCGCTGacgaaattttttaactttttagtttattttaaatataccaTTAAACAGTCCATAAGCGGACTGCTGTGTTTGTTTTTAACTTAGTTATCACCTTTTCCGTTTATTTAAAGTTGGAAGTGTGACTGGGTCATCACATGTTCggtgtatatgttttttttttagtttccaaTACGTTAGGTAAAATTATAAGGGTAAAATAATAATGCTAATTAAATTTCAAGATGCCAAACTGATCCTATttgagaaagacaaaagttAACCATGTACCTAAACACGAACAAAAATGTCTTAGTAACAAAAGTTAACCAACAAAACAAATAACAGAAAAGCAAGACATGATATAGCTTGGTGTAAACTTAACACTATACTGACCTTAACACTCTGTGCATCTACCTTTGCGCCGTTCTTCAACAAAAGTGAAGCTGACTTGGGGTTATCCACGATCGCAGCATGATGCAATGCGGTATAACCCTGTCTGTCAGCTATATTCACTTTTGCGCCTGTAGACACAAGGTCTACCACCATAAAGTTGGCGCACGAACGGCAAGCTTCCATCAACGCGGTCATGCCGTAGTTGCACTGGCTATCGATTTGACAGGATCGGTTTCGAATAAGAAGTTGAAAGATGTTTTCCGAAAGAAACTGAACAGCTAAATGTAACGGAGACTTGCCGTCTTTGTCTTTTACATTTACGTCGAGACCATATTCATCAATTAGCTGTCGCGCCATTTCTGGTTTATTAAGTCGGGCAGCCACATGGAGGGCCGATTCAAGACGGCCGTTTTCCACTGTCAAGATTTCAcgctaaagaaaaaaattagacaATCAGCACATAAGCCATACGTAGTAAATATAATAAGAAGGGAAGTAGCAAAAAGATCTTTTTCACGCAACAttattttttagacattttagTAAAAGACACTTTACTCATGATACGACTGGTTGTTTTACTGACTTTTGGGTCTCTGACTTCTGCATTCGTTAATAAGTTTACAGGTGATGGTTAAAGTGCAACGATGTaaagattttcttttgttttattctatAACAAGTCTGTAAACATACACTAGGTCTCGAAAAGTCACGCAGTTAGTTATTTCTAGTCGACTATTCTTCAAATTAACTAAAAGGTCGAGTgtacaaaacatcaaaatttttgaaCATGTTGTAGACAAAAGTCGCCAGTACGACTCTAATAAAAGCGCGTGTTGTACAAAGACGGACACAGAAGATACTGCACAACTGTTGCGCAACAATTTCGACTTTAATATAAACCGACCTTAAGACAAACATTGCTTCTCAAAGACAAAACCTGTTGAATTTTTCTGAGGTAACCTTTGTCCATTACCAAACCAAGTCATGCGCTATTCACTTGCATTTAGACTATCCTAATTACCTTGGAATTTAGAATAGGTGGGATTTTACTgttttagaaacaaaacaaaaacaggacTTACAGGCGATTGTAAACTGGCCTCACTTGAATCTGTAGCAGCATCTCTGCAAatgaaaataagatttttagaacgataaaaaataaaagcaacatTTCAAGGCAGTTTCAGCTAGTTAAAAAGCTGCCGTCTTTCGCCTTATGAATTTAGTATGTTTCATTTCGTTCAATTCGAATATTTGCTAAATTATTGGTCCTTCAGCATTCAGATAGAAGAGTGTGCGTTGTAGCCATGATCATTAAACCTCAAAGAAACAAGCAAACCAAAAGAAACCTCTTTTAGATGGCACACTTAAAAAACATGCTTAAGAGCTTAAACCTTAACCAGCCAGGTAAATTGGATCATCGTTCGCATACCTTAGCGGCGTGTGTTGCATCCAATCACCCCCAAGCGATTGAACAAAATCATGTTTGAATCGCTTGGACTGTCGCTCTTGCGAAGGACTGCTGGACTCTGACGACGAAGACTCACATTCTTTTTTCAAAGACctaaataaacatttagaaAAATCTTATGAGATCTGCTGGTCGTGTCAAGAGAAATGAGAGAAAAAAGTGAGAGAGATAAGTAAGGACTATAAGATTTTAACTACAGTGTCCAAacaaaaaaagtcacttttcccAAACAACAATATTTGTGCTAGTCATATTCGAGAACTTTAAtggtgataatttaaaaaggatTCTAAGGCTCCGTGTAGCTACTTTTGAGCAGATCCATGAACTAGAAGAGAGAAGAAAACTAAAcgaaaaagactttttaaaattatagctAGTTCCATTTTATAAGCTTAGAGCTTAATAGGAGAATTCAAAACACAAGTTTAACCTACGTGAGTTCTTCGCCTTCCTGTCCTACACCTGGTTCCCGTCTCATCCCGTTGGCCCGGTGTTGCCTATGGCCTTCTGGCGCCCAGAGGGCACCATAGGTCCTTTTTCCGGCTACAACCGTAACTATAAGGAGGCAGGGTGCCGCCACGACTATCAGTCCAATCCACAATGGTGACAAATGTGTTTTGCTACTATCCTTAGCCGAAGGGCCTTTTGTACCTATGAAGTCAAGATGTTAGATACACATAAGCGCTTACACTAACACGTcaaagtaataataaaaaacccaaaaaaacTGTGGCTTACCTCTCACAGCCAAGACTGGAACGGGAAGATCCAGTTGTCCTTTGGATGCCTTTGCTGCCAAGAAACTTGCAGCATCCGCAGTTGTAGAGAAACAACCGCCAGTGCACATTTTATTATTAATGGTGGTTGTTACTCGCAGCTTCGGTTGCTTTTGATCGACACTTCGTCTTGTGCGAGAGGAATTTACCAGCTCAACCTTCTCAACAACAACGTTGCTTCGAAGAAGTTTAGAAACGTCTCTTTCAAACTCAACCttac
It includes:
- the LOC130662469 gene encoding neurogenic locus notch homolog protein 1-like isoform X2, whose product is MARLYIIYLDFLLVWLCVMVTLTNGTEKKYYKSREENQCKADGIGYTGIIKKLKCNARRAGKLCENDKFCGKDERCLCNDKCEEFRCKFYTATTPTLQASTNSRLCRLGCVNGGTCQIQNGTETCKCHTTHTGNLCETSRKKEFCGHPNPCKNGYCDPTNEVCDCPSNFTGKFCETPVCTPPCSSNGSKCTLLSNNQTGCRCEKLGFDGPDCKKDINECLQHKGICGQHGVCNNTIGAYICLCKPGYQGKHCEIRKTFCAKDTCFNGGTCVEETSSYKCYCLSPYTGRRCNETRTSCPTNYCLNRGQCELVQGKFICNCPTGFTGSKCGDKIVNKCLDNPCKNGGTCENMGDWYQCTCLQNWEGQNCTNKKDFCKGVNCNNGTCLNAADNFHCNCFGGFTGQSCEININECKNHTCVHGECLDGVNQFKCLCDDGYAGSNCTEPVDKCPFDCGKTGCQQECNTKACNYDNGACTLGMLNPWVNCTKPTCEKTFGNGVCDPDCNVEECFYDGQDCFSETKCKWESFCRQHYNNSNCEKSCNTVGCAFDNLDCSKNEIDKRVPGNLVFIVASTKDNFLKRKVEFERDVSKLLRSNVVVEKVELVNSSRTRRSVDQKQPKLRVTTTINNKMCTGGCFSTTADAASFLAAKASKGQLDLPVPVLAVRGTKGPSAKDSSKTHLSPLWIGLIVVAAPCLLIVTVVAGKRTYGALWAPEGHRQHRANGMRREPGVGQEGEELTSLKKECESSSSESSSPSQERQSKRFKHDFVQSLGGDWMQHTPLRDAATDSSEASLQSPREILTVENGRLESALHVAARLNKPEMARQLIDEYGLDVNVKDKDGKSPLHLAVQFLSENIFQLLIRNRSCQIDSQCNYGMTALMEACRSCANFMVVDLVSTGAKVNIADRQGYTALHHAAIVDNPKSASLLLKNGAKVDAQSVKGATPLFLAAREGCYKTAVVLLSNFANRSCADAADVTPLAIADQNGHLDITKLLSNYNSHSYASTPSPTNSPPPSLSPNYSDIRPKIVTKAPLCNFDQKQSNKRKKKPSSRKERRGTSGPDGGHPGFTYPMSTQSYPTPPHRTSVEQPSLPELKNVFEDIYSIEDCMQNMPSNNWQPMPNSISNCMGNSFVPTTINYEVNFPGEDPSQMFTTELSHPLNLNDVLDHPFPTPPSVNEVDSPYSELAINGPSPFLTPSPDSYATTSPESGGSIC
- the LOC130662469 gene encoding neurogenic locus notch homolog protein 1-like isoform X1, with translation MARLYIIYLDFLLVWLCVMVTLTNGTEKKYYKSREENQCKADGIGYTGIIKKLKCNARRAGKLCENDKFCGKDERCLCNDKCEEFRCKFYTAASFLATTPTLQASTNSRLCRLGCVNGGTCQIQNGTETCKCHTTHTGNLCETSRKKEFCGHPNPCKNGYCDPTNEVCDCPSNFTGKFCETPVCTPPCSSNGSKCTLLSNNQTGCRCEKLGFDGPDCKKDINECLQHKGICGQHGVCNNTIGAYICLCKPGYQGKHCEIRKTFCAKDTCFNGGTCVEETSSYKCYCLSPYTGRRCNETRTSCPTNYCLNRGQCELVQGKFICNCPTGFTGSKCGDKIVNKCLDNPCKNGGTCENMGDWYQCTCLQNWEGQNCTNKKDFCKGVNCNNGTCLNAADNFHCNCFGGFTGQSCEININECKNHTCVHGECLDGVNQFKCLCDDGYAGSNCTEPVDKCPFDCGKTGCQQECNTKACNYDNGACTLGMLNPWVNCTKPTCEKTFGNGVCDPDCNVEECFYDGQDCFSETKCKWESFCRQHYNNSNCEKSCNTVGCAFDNLDCSKNEIDKRVPGNLVFIVASTKDNFLKRKVEFERDVSKLLRSNVVVEKVELVNSSRTRRSVDQKQPKLRVTTTINNKMCTGGCFSTTADAASFLAAKASKGQLDLPVPVLAVRGTKGPSAKDSSKTHLSPLWIGLIVVAAPCLLIVTVVAGKRTYGALWAPEGHRQHRANGMRREPGVGQEGEELTSLKKECESSSSESSSPSQERQSKRFKHDFVQSLGGDWMQHTPLRDAATDSSEASLQSPREILTVENGRLESALHVAARLNKPEMARQLIDEYGLDVNVKDKDGKSPLHLAVQFLSENIFQLLIRNRSCQIDSQCNYGMTALMEACRSCANFMVVDLVSTGAKVNIADRQGYTALHHAAIVDNPKSASLLLKNGAKVDAQSVKGATPLFLAAREGCYKTAVVLLSNFANRSCADAADVTPLAIADQNGHLDITKLLSNYNSHSYASTPSPTNSPPPSLSPNYSDIRPKIVTKAPLCNFDQKQSNKRKKKPSSRKERRGTSGPDGGHPGFTYPMSTQSYPTPPHRTSVEQPSLPELKNVFEDIYSIEDCMQNMPSNNWQPMPNSISNCMGNSFVPTTINYEVNFPGEDPSQMFTTELSHPLNLNDVLDHPFPTPPSVNEVDSPYSELAINGPSPFLTPSPDSYATTSPESGGSIC
- the LOC130662469 gene encoding neurogenic locus notch homolog protein 1-like isoform X3, translated to MFFVFFYLFFATTPTLQASTNSRLCRLGCVNGGTCQIQNGTETCKCHTTHTGNLCETSRKKEFCGHPNPCKNGYCDPTNEVCDCPSNFTGKFCETPVCTPPCSSNGSKCTLLSNNQTGCRCEKLGFDGPDCKKDINECLQHKGICGQHGVCNNTIGAYICLCKPGYQGKHCEIRKTFCAKDTCFNGGTCVEETSSYKCYCLSPYTGRRCNETRTSCPTNYCLNRGQCELVQGKFICNCPTGFTGSKCGDKIVNKCLDNPCKNGGTCENMGDWYQCTCLQNWEGQNCTNKKDFCKGVNCNNGTCLNAADNFHCNCFGGFTGQSCEININECKNHTCVHGECLDGVNQFKCLCDDGYAGSNCTEPVDKCPFDCGKTGCQQECNTKACNYDNGACTLGMLNPWVNCTKPTCEKTFGNGVCDPDCNVEECFYDGQDCFSETKCKWESFCRQHYNNSNCEKSCNTVGCAFDNLDCSKNEIDKRVPGNLVFIVASTKDNFLKRKVEFERDVSKLLRSNVVVEKVELVNSSRTRRSVDQKQPKLRVTTTINNKMCTGGCFSTTADAASFLAAKASKGQLDLPVPVLAVRGTKGPSAKDSSKTHLSPLWIGLIVVAAPCLLIVTVVAGKRTYGALWAPEGHRQHRANGMRREPGVGQEGEELTSLKKECESSSSESSSPSQERQSKRFKHDFVQSLGGDWMQHTPLRDAATDSSEASLQSPREILTVENGRLESALHVAARLNKPEMARQLIDEYGLDVNVKDKDGKSPLHLAVQFLSENIFQLLIRNRSCQIDSQCNYGMTALMEACRSCANFMVVDLVSTGAKVNIADRQGYTALHHAAIVDNPKSASLLLKNGAKVDAQSVKGATPLFLAAREGCYKTAVVLLSNFANRSCADAADVTPLAIADQNGHLDITKLLSNYNSHSYASTPSPTNSPPPSLSPNYSDIRPKIVTKAPLCNFDQKQSNKRKKKPSSRKERRGTSGPDGGHPGFTYPMSTQSYPTPPHRTSVEQPSLPELKNVFEDIYSIEDCMQNMPSNNWQPMPNSISNCMGNSFVPTTINYEVNFPGEDPSQMFTTELSHPLNLNDVLDHPFPTPPSVNEVDSPYSELAINGPSPFLTPSPDSYATTSPESGGSIC